Proteins co-encoded in one Afipia sp. P52-10 genomic window:
- a CDS encoding TetR/AcrR family transcriptional regulator, translated as MGHSQADKARSRQRILTTAAKQIREEGLESLSIAKLMQAVNLTHGGFYGHFATRDELVAEALKEALRDGAKTGHMAIGEDRSLRAKTRSYLSRAHRDSPAQGCAISTLSGETARAGGAARAAMTLHIRRLIQSIENALSGDPGSRERAVAIACMMVGAINLSRVADDTALSDEILRCARQAALVLGEGE; from the coding sequence ATGGGTCACTCACAGGCGGACAAGGCGCGCAGCCGGCAGCGAATTCTGACCACTGCGGCGAAGCAGATTCGGGAAGAAGGCCTGGAGAGCCTCAGCATCGCCAAGCTGATGCAGGCGGTGAACCTGACCCACGGCGGCTTCTACGGCCATTTCGCCACCCGCGACGAACTGGTGGCGGAGGCGCTGAAGGAAGCCCTGCGCGACGGCGCCAAGACCGGGCACATGGCGATTGGCGAAGATCGTTCGCTGCGCGCCAAGACCCGCAGCTATCTGAGCCGCGCCCATCGCGACTCGCCGGCCCAGGGCTGCGCGATCTCCACGCTGAGCGGCGAGACCGCCCGCGCGGGCGGCGCGGCCCGCGCGGCGATGACATTGCATATTCGCCGCCTGATCCAGTCGATCGAAAACGCACTCTCCGGCGATCCGGGCTCGCGTGAGCGCGCCGTCGCTATCGCCTGCATGATGGTCGGAGCCATCAACCTGTCACGCGTCGCCGACGACACTGCTCTGTCCGATGAAATCCTACGCTGCGCCCGGCAGGCGGCGCTGGTCCTCGGCGAGGGTGAGTAG
- a CDS encoding stimulus-sensing domain-containing protein: MPDGVHVPDWLQWTGQYLLSLTFSSLTRRILFLNLTGLIALLAGVLYLSQFRAGLIDAQAQSLLVQGEIIARAIAATGTTDSNGITIDPDRLLDLKPGETYGPSEDTLSGLDFPIDPVRIAPVLRGLISPTKTRARIYDRDGVLLLDSRDQFARGDVLRFDLPPPERGKPGLAERTMIAIRTWLNRGDLPPYRELGPENGKGYAEVAQSLNGTKASAVRINDRGEVIVSVAVPVQRFRAINGALMLSTQGDDIDQMVTAERIAILRVFGIAAAVMIVLSLLLASTIAGPVRRLADAADHVRRRVKTRIEIPDFTRRRDEIGHLSGALREMTTSLYNRIEAIERFAADVAHELKNPLTSLRSAVETLPLARNENSRSRLLAVIEHDVRRLDRLISDISDASRLDAELQRQDVVPVDMRRLLTTLVTVSNETKHNTSNVTVQVRFEGNPNDTFSTPGHDSRLGQVISNLLSNACSFSPEGGIVRVTCRRLRNEIEIVIDDEGPGIRPDALERIFERFYTDRPHQGFGQNSGLGLSISKQIVEAHGGKIWAENRIGNTEPSGETPVLGARFVVRLPAT, translated from the coding sequence GTGCCGGACGGGGTGCATGTGCCGGACTGGCTGCAATGGACCGGCCAGTATCTGCTCAGCCTCACCTTTTCGAGCCTGACGCGGCGCATCCTCTTTCTCAATCTGACCGGCCTGATCGCGCTGCTCGCCGGCGTGCTCTACCTCTCCCAATTCCGCGCCGGCCTGATCGATGCGCAGGCGCAGAGCCTGTTGGTGCAGGGAGAGATCATCGCCCGCGCGATCGCCGCCACCGGCACCACCGACTCGAACGGCATCACCATCGATCCCGACCGTCTGCTCGACCTCAAGCCCGGCGAAACCTACGGGCCCTCGGAAGACACCCTGTCGGGCCTCGACTTTCCGATCGACCCGGTGCGCATCGCTCCGGTGCTGCGCGGCCTGATCTCGCCGACCAAGACGCGCGCGCGCATCTATGACCGCGACGGCGTGCTGCTGTTGGACAGCCGCGATCAGTTCGCCCGCGGCGACGTGCTGCGCTTCGACCTGCCGCCGCCGGAACGCGGCAAGCCGGGCCTCGCCGAGCGCACGATGATCGCCATCCGCACCTGGCTCAATCGCGGCGATCTGCCGCCCTATCGCGAACTCGGGCCCGAGAACGGCAAGGGCTATGCCGAGGTCGCGCAATCGCTCAACGGCACCAAGGCCTCGGCGGTGCGCATCAACGACCGCGGTGAAGTGATCGTCTCGGTCGCGGTGCCGGTGCAGCGTTTCCGCGCCATCAACGGGGCGCTGATGCTCTCGACCCAGGGCGACGACATCGACCAGATGGTCACCGCCGAGCGCATCGCCATCCTGCGCGTGTTCGGTATCGCCGCCGCGGTGATGATCGTGCTGTCGCTCCTGCTCGCCAGCACCATCGCCGGCCCGGTGCGGCGTCTTGCGGATGCCGCCGATCACGTCCGCCGCCGCGTCAAGACGCGTATCGAGATCCCGGACTTCACCCGCCGCCGCGACGAGATCGGCCACCTGTCCGGCGCGCTGCGCGAGATGACCACCTCTCTCTACAACCGCATCGAGGCGATCGAGCGGTTCGCCGCCGACGTCGCGCACGAATTGAAGAACCCGCTCACCTCGCTGCGCTCGGCGGTGGAGACGCTGCCACTCGCGCGCAACGAAAACAGCCGCTCGCGGCTGTTGGCGGTGATCGAGCACGACGTCCGTCGGCTCGACCGGCTGATCTCCGACATCTCCGATGCGAGTCGCCTCGATGCCGAGCTGCAGCGCCAGGACGTGGTGCCGGTGGATATGCGCCGACTGCTGACGACGCTCGTCACCGTCTCGAACGAGACCAAGCACAACACCAGCAACGTCACCGTGCAGGTGCGCTTCGAAGGCAATCCGAACGACACGTTCTCGACGCCAGGCCACGATTCGCGTCTCGGCCAGGTGATCTCGAACCTGCTGTCGAACGCCTGCTCGTTCTCGCCCGAAGGCGGCATCGTTCGCGTCACCTGCCGCCGCCTGCGCAACGAGATCGAGATCGTCATCGATGACGAAGGTCCCGGCATCCGCCCCGACGCGCTCGAGCGCATCTTCGAGCGCTTCTACACCGACCGGCCGCACCAGGGCTTCGGCCAGAATTCCGGGCTCGGCCTGTCGATCTCCAAGCAGATCGTCGAGGCCCATGGCGGCAAGATCTGGGCCGAGAACCGCATCGGCAACACCGAGCCGAGCGGCGAGACGCCGGTGCTCGGCGCCCGCTTCGTGGTTCGGCTTCCCGCGACATGA
- a CDS encoding DUF2865 domain-containing protein, whose protein sequence is MRFHLHIKRPRGRIALMLATAVVLSLTVPRPAAAGFFDFLFGTQEEPRPARPPAAEPDRGGAPAPQANGGGYARSTAHCVRMCDGRHFAVFGRNDMSPTAVCQAFCPATATKVFFGSQIERAISMDGERYADIDNAFAYRKTIASDCSCNGRDPVGLAPVDISLDTTLKPGDVVATSTGLVAYNGARADGQGEFTPVESYPGLSAATRARLGEMKIAPIPADKADDHTGSIDAPQTTGQAPPPRPSRQ, encoded by the coding sequence TTGCGTTTCCACCTGCATATCAAGCGCCCTCGCGGCCGCATCGCGCTGATGCTGGCCACGGCCGTCGTCCTCAGCCTTACGGTTCCACGGCCCGCCGCCGCCGGCTTCTTCGACTTCCTGTTCGGAACGCAGGAGGAACCGAGACCCGCACGACCGCCGGCCGCCGAGCCCGATCGAGGCGGCGCGCCCGCGCCACAGGCCAATGGCGGCGGCTATGCCCGCTCCACCGCCCATTGCGTGCGCATGTGCGACGGCCGGCATTTCGCGGTGTTCGGGCGCAACGACATGTCGCCGACGGCGGTGTGCCAGGCATTCTGTCCCGCCACGGCGACCAAGGTATTCTTCGGCAGCCAGATCGAACGCGCGATCTCGATGGACGGCGAGCGCTATGCCGACATCGACAACGCCTTCGCCTATCGCAAGACAATCGCCTCCGACTGCTCCTGCAACGGACGCGATCCGGTCGGTCTCGCGCCGGTCGATATCTCGCTCGACACCACGCTGAAGCCGGGCGACGTGGTCGCCACCAGCACCGGCCTCGTCGCCTACAACGGCGCCCGCGCCGACGGCCAGGGCGAGTTCACACCGGTCGAGAGCTATCCGGGACTGTCGGCGGCGACCCGCGCGCGGCTCGGCGAGATGAAGATCGCGCCGATTCCGGCCGACAAGGCCGATGACCACACCGGCTCGATCGACGCTCCGCAGACGACCGGTCAGGCCCCGCCACCGCGCCCGTCGCGGCAATAG
- a CDS encoding zinc-binding alcohol dehydrogenase family protein codes for MKAAVYYQNGGPEVLKYEEVPDPMCRPKGVVIRIEAVSIEGGDTLNRFGGPLATTPHIVGYQAAGEIIEVGSEVSHLKIGQKVVASDAYGSHAEKWGVPARACWVIPDGLDVRHAAVVPVPFGTADECLFEFGRLKAGETVLIQAGASGVGVAAIQLAKRAGARVLATASSEERLQALKPLGLDDGINYRTEDVVEAVMRLTDKKGVNLVVDSVGGSTLQGSIRSLGHRGRVSMVGRAGREPMTVNVQSLMAGNRSLTGVFLGAEIATERGYNNIQRLLNEVAKGELKVVIDKTFPLQDAAAAHAYIESRKAVGRVLLIP; via the coding sequence ATGAAGGCGGCGGTCTATTATCAGAACGGCGGACCCGAAGTTCTCAAGTACGAAGAGGTGCCGGACCCGATGTGCCGTCCAAAAGGCGTCGTCATCCGCATCGAGGCGGTCAGCATCGAGGGGGGCGATACGCTGAACCGCTTCGGCGGGCCGCTTGCGACCACGCCGCACATCGTCGGCTACCAGGCGGCGGGCGAGATCATCGAGGTTGGCTCGGAGGTGAGCCATCTCAAGATCGGTCAGAAGGTCGTTGCTTCCGATGCCTATGGATCGCATGCGGAAAAATGGGGCGTGCCCGCGCGTGCGTGCTGGGTCATTCCCGACGGCCTCGATGTGAGGCACGCCGCCGTTGTTCCGGTGCCGTTCGGCACTGCCGACGAATGCCTGTTCGAGTTCGGCCGGTTGAAGGCGGGCGAGACCGTACTAATCCAGGCCGGTGCCAGCGGCGTTGGTGTGGCCGCGATCCAGCTGGCCAAGCGCGCCGGCGCCCGCGTGCTGGCAACCGCGTCAAGTGAGGAGCGGCTGCAGGCGCTGAAGCCGCTCGGCCTCGATGATGGCATCAACTATCGGACGGAAGATGTCGTCGAGGCGGTGATGCGGCTGACCGACAAGAAGGGCGTCAACCTGGTGGTCGACTCCGTGGGCGGGTCGACACTGCAGGGGAGCATTCGTTCGCTCGGCCATCGCGGCCGCGTGTCGATGGTCGGCCGTGCCGGTCGCGAGCCCATGACCGTCAACGTGCAAAGCCTGATGGCCGGCAACCGCTCGCTGACCGGCGTGTTTCTCGGTGCCGAGATCGCCACCGAACGCGGCTACAACAACATCCAGCGGCTGTTGAACGAGGTGGCCAAGGGTGAACTGAAGGTCGTCATCGACAAGACCTTCCCGCTCCAGGATGCGGCCGCCGCGCATGCCTATATCGAGAGTCGCAAGGCAGTCGGGCGTGTGCTGCTGATTCCGTAA
- a CDS encoding crotonase/enoyl-CoA hydratase family protein, whose product MAETQAAEGRIRHEVHGRVLKIVIDNATKRNAFSPEMMEQLSEALTLLDRSDDLWVGVLCAEGDHFTAGLDMPKFFGPTAKPRKRVEGNVDPFGLTKRCRKPVVTAVQGIVFTVGIEIMLAGDIVIAADDCRFCQMESKRGIAPLGGAHFRFLTRAGWGDAMYHLFLCDEFSAERAHKIGLVQEVVPKGQQVVRAMEIAALIAQNAPLGIQVTKEAALIYIEAAEKAAIDYIPTIRERVLQSEDAKEGIRSFVERRAAVFTGR is encoded by the coding sequence ATGGCCGAGACCCAAGCTGCCGAAGGACGCATCCGCCACGAGGTGCATGGCCGCGTGCTGAAGATCGTCATCGACAACGCAACCAAGCGGAACGCGTTCAGCCCGGAGATGATGGAGCAATTGTCCGAGGCGTTGACGCTGCTGGACCGCAGCGACGACCTCTGGGTGGGGGTGCTGTGCGCCGAGGGCGATCACTTCACGGCGGGGCTCGACATGCCGAAGTTCTTCGGCCCGACCGCCAAGCCGCGCAAGCGCGTCGAGGGCAATGTCGATCCGTTCGGACTCACCAAGCGCTGCCGCAAGCCGGTGGTGACCGCCGTGCAGGGCATCGTCTTCACGGTCGGCATCGAGATCATGCTGGCGGGCGATATCGTCATCGCCGCCGACGATTGCCGCTTCTGTCAGATGGAATCCAAGCGCGGCATCGCTCCGCTCGGTGGCGCGCATTTCCGCTTCCTCACCCGCGCAGGCTGGGGCGACGCGATGTATCACCTGTTCCTGTGCGACGAGTTCAGCGCCGAGCGCGCCCACAAGATCGGCCTGGTACAGGAGGTGGTGCCGAAGGGGCAGCAGGTCGTGCGTGCGATGGAGATCGCGGCGCTGATCGCCCAGAACGCGCCGCTCGGCATCCAGGTCACCAAGGAGGCGGCGTTGATCTATATCGAAGCGGCCGAGAAGGCGGCGATCGACTACATCCCGACGATCCGCGAGCGGGTGCTGCAGTCGGAGGACGCCAAGGAGGGCATCCGCTCGTTCGTCGAGCGTCGCGCCGCGGTGTTCACGGGGCGCTGA
- a CDS encoding phosphoenolpyruvate carboxykinase, whose amino-acid sequence MKNTGVHNGAFGADKFGFKKLEEVKWNLGAPALYEYALRDNEAIVTSEGALCAETGSHTGRSPKDKFTVRDATTEKTVWWGGNQSITSDQFKTLLDDFLKHAEGKSLYAQDLYGGADPAFRIKTRVYTELAWHSLFIRTLLIRPELKELASFTPDLTILDFPSFKADPKRHGVRTETVVAIDFARKIVLIGGSQYAGEMKKSVFTTLNYYLPEQGVMPMHCSANVGEAGDTAIFFGLSGTGKTTLSADPNRTLIGDDEHGWGKEGVFNFEGGCYAKCIKLSQEAEPAIYAASQRFGTVLENVVFDPITRVVDFDDGSKTENTRSAYPLDFIPNASRTGRAGQPKNLVMLAADAFGVMPPIAKLTPAQAMYHFLSGYTAKVAGTERGVTEPEPEFSTCFGSPFLPRHPGEYGDLLRKLIAEHNVDCWLVNTGWTGGKYGVGRRMPIKVTRALLTAALNGSLRNADFRTDRYFGFAVPTSLPGVEPHILDPIKTWADKAEFDKTARNLVAMFQKNFAKYEDHVDADVRAAAPEVKLAAE is encoded by the coding sequence GTGAAAAATACGGGCGTGCACAACGGTGCCTTCGGCGCCGACAAATTCGGTTTCAAAAAACTGGAAGAGGTGAAGTGGAATCTCGGTGCGCCCGCGCTCTACGAATATGCGCTGCGTGACAACGAGGCGATCGTCACCTCCGAAGGTGCGCTGTGCGCGGAAACCGGATCGCACACCGGCCGCTCGCCGAAAGACAAATTCACGGTCCGCGACGCGACCACCGAGAAGACCGTGTGGTGGGGCGGCAACCAGTCGATCACCTCGGATCAGTTCAAGACCCTGCTCGACGACTTCCTCAAACACGCCGAAGGCAAATCGCTCTACGCTCAGGACCTCTACGGCGGTGCCGATCCCGCCTTCCGCATCAAGACCCGCGTCTACACCGAACTCGCCTGGCACTCGCTCTTCATCCGCACGCTGCTGATCCGTCCCGAGCTGAAAGAGCTCGCGAGCTTCACGCCAGACCTTACCATCCTCGACTTCCCCTCCTTCAAGGCTGATCCGAAGCGCCACGGCGTCCGCACCGAGACGGTGGTCGCGATCGACTTCGCCCGCAAGATCGTACTGATCGGCGGCTCGCAGTATGCCGGCGAGATGAAGAAGTCGGTGTTCACCACGCTGAACTACTACCTGCCTGAACAGGGCGTGATGCCGATGCACTGCTCCGCCAATGTCGGCGAGGCGGGCGACACGGCGATCTTCTTCGGCCTCTCCGGCACCGGCAAGACCACGCTCTCGGCCGACCCGAATCGCACGCTGATCGGCGACGACGAGCACGGCTGGGGCAAGGAAGGCGTCTTCAACTTCGAGGGCGGCTGCTACGCCAAGTGCATCAAGCTTTCGCAGGAAGCCGAGCCGGCGATCTATGCCGCGAGCCAGCGCTTCGGCACCGTGCTCGAAAACGTGGTGTTCGATCCGATCACCCGCGTCGTCGATTTCGACGACGGCTCGAAGACCGAGAACACCCGTTCGGCCTATCCGCTCGACTTCATCCCGAATGCGTCCCGCACCGGCCGCGCCGGTCAGCCGAAGAACCTGGTCATGCTCGCCGCCGACGCGTTCGGCGTGATGCCGCCGATCGCCAAGCTGACGCCGGCGCAGGCGATGTACCACTTCCTGTCCGGCTACACCGCCAAGGTTGCCGGCACCGAGCGCGGCGTCACCGAGCCCGAGCCCGAGTTCTCCACCTGCTTCGGCTCGCCGTTCCTGCCGCGGCATCCGGGCGAATACGGCGACCTGCTGCGCAAGCTGATCGCCGAGCACAACGTCGATTGCTGGCTGGTCAACACCGGCTGGACCGGCGGCAAGTATGGCGTCGGCCGCCGCATGCCGATCAAGGTCACCCGCGCGCTGCTGACTGCGGCGCTGAACGGTTCGCTGCGCAACGCCGACTTCCGCACCGACAGGTATTTCGGTTTCGCCGTCCCGACCTCGCTGCCGGGCGTCGAGCCGCATATCCTCGACCCGATCAAGACCTGGGCCGACAAGGCCGAGTTCGACAAGACCGCGCGCAACCTCGTGGCGATGTTCCAGAAGAATTTTGCCAAGTACGAAGATCACGTCGATGCCGACGTTCGCGCCGCGGCGCCGGAAGTGAAGCTGGCTGCTGAATAA
- a CDS encoding HugZ family protein, translating into MQPSAKFDSVQTVKSLIRSGKQGALATLMPGSGDPYCSLVNVATASDGMPLLLISKLAIHTKNVLADPRVSLMIDERRAGDPLEGARVMIAGRAESVTAPALEPVRRRYLLRHPSAAAFVDFPDFSFFRIVPASVHLVAGFGRIETLEGARVLTDLTGAEEVLAGEASAVEHMNEDHMDANALYATRLLGAADGPWRITGLDPDGADLALGDATLRLPFPERVTSALALRKMLVALVGEARAKTS; encoded by the coding sequence ATGCAGCCTAGCGCGAAATTCGATTCCGTTCAAACAGTCAAGTCTTTGATTCGCAGCGGGAAACAAGGGGCGCTGGCGACCCTGATGCCCGGCAGCGGGGATCCGTATTGCTCGCTGGTGAACGTGGCGACGGCCTCGGACGGTATGCCCTTGCTGCTGATCTCGAAGCTCGCCATCCACACCAAGAACGTCCTGGCCGATCCGCGCGTCTCGCTGATGATCGACGAGCGGCGTGCGGGCGATCCGCTGGAGGGCGCGCGGGTGATGATCGCGGGCCGGGCCGAATCCGTGACGGCGCCAGCGCTCGAACCCGTACGGCGGCGCTACCTGCTGCGCCATCCGAGCGCTGCCGCGTTCGTTGATTTCCCCGACTTCTCGTTCTTCCGAATCGTCCCTGCGAGCGTTCACCTGGTCGCGGGCTTCGGCCGGATCGAGACGCTGGAGGGCGCGCGGGTGTTGACTGATCTGACCGGTGCGGAGGAGGTGCTGGCTGGCGAGGCGAGCGCGGTGGAGCACATGAATGAAGACCACATGGATGCCAATGCGCTCTACGCGACCAGGCTGCTCGGTGCTGCCGATGGTCCCTGGCGCATCACGGGTCTCGATCCCGATGGCGCGGACCTTGCGCTCGGTGATGCGACGCTGCGCCTGCCATTTCCTGAACGGGTGACAAGCGCGCTGGCGCTGCGCAAGATGTTGGTGGCGCTGGTCGGCGAGGCGAGGGCCAAGACGAGTTAA
- a CDS encoding response regulator transcription factor, with product MPTIALVDDDRNILTSVSIALEAEGYRIMTYTDGASALDGFRGTPPDLAILDIKMPRMDGMETLRRLRQKSDLPVIFLTSKDEEIDELFGLKMGADDFIRKPFSQRLLVERVKAVLRRVTPKDPNAAPKEADPKALERGLLRMDPERHTCTWKNEPVTLTVTEFLILQALATRPGVVKSRNALMDAAYDDQVYVDDRTIDSHIKRLRKKFKAADDDFDMIETLYGVGYRFKET from the coding sequence ATGCCCACAATCGCCCTCGTCGACGACGACCGTAATATTCTCACGTCCGTTTCGATCGCGCTGGAAGCCGAAGGTTATCGGATCATGACCTATACCGATGGCGCCTCCGCGCTGGATGGCTTCCGTGGCACCCCGCCGGACCTGGCGATTCTCGATATCAAGATGCCGCGCATGGACGGCATGGAGACGCTGCGCCGCCTGCGCCAGAAGTCCGACCTGCCGGTGATCTTCCTCACCTCCAAGGACGAAGAGATCGACGAACTGTTCGGCCTGAAGATGGGCGCCGACGACTTCATCCGCAAACCGTTCTCGCAGCGGCTGCTGGTGGAGCGCGTCAAGGCCGTGCTGCGGCGGGTGACGCCGAAGGATCCGAACGCGGCGCCGAAGGAAGCCGATCCGAAGGCGCTCGAACGCGGCCTGCTCCGCATGGACCCCGAGCGGCACACCTGCACCTGGAAGAACGAGCCGGTGACGCTGACAGTGACCGAATTCCTGATCCTGCAGGCGCTCGCGACCCGGCCCGGCGTGGTGAAGAGCCGCAACGCGCTGATGGACGCTGCCTACGACGACCAAGTCTATGTGGACGACCGCACCATCGACAGCCACATCAAACGGCTGCGCAAGAAGTTCAAGGCCGCCGACGACGACTTCGACATGATCGAGACGCTTTACGGCGTCGGCTATCGCTTCAAGGAAACCTGA